The proteins below come from a single Blastocatellia bacterium genomic window:
- the surE gene encoding 5'/3'-nucleotidase SurE, translating into MPRILITNDDGIHYQGIRALEEALRPLGDIYVVAPSHEMSAASRAITLGRPLRIDRIDAHHFAVDGTPVDCVTLAINVILDSLPDLIVSGINQGANLGDDVLYSGTVAGAAEAIVYGLPGVAFSLQGRGELDFTPAAAFATILVRKVLEQGLPERTMLNVNIPRKAIRGVRVTRQGNKVIQTRITEGLDPRGRKYYWIGEDKSTWNPEAGTDYQAILDGYISITPLQNDLTSANALSLIKSWDSLPYGDPTTERQATD; encoded by the coding sequence ATGCCGCGAATTCTCATCACCAATGACGATGGTATCCATTATCAAGGCATCCGCGCGCTGGAAGAGGCGCTCAGGCCGCTCGGTGACATCTACGTGGTCGCTCCCTCGCATGAAATGAGCGCAGCGTCTCGCGCAATCACCCTCGGACGACCGCTGCGCATTGACCGCATAGACGCCCATCACTTCGCGGTTGACGGCACACCGGTTGATTGCGTGACACTGGCCATCAATGTGATCCTGGATTCATTGCCTGATCTGATTGTTTCAGGCATCAATCAAGGCGCTAACCTGGGTGACGACGTGCTGTATTCAGGCACGGTTGCCGGCGCTGCCGAAGCGATTGTCTACGGCTTGCCCGGAGTGGCATTTTCTCTACAAGGACGAGGCGAGCTGGATTTTACGCCGGCTGCAGCGTTCGCCACGATCCTGGTGCGAAAGGTGCTAGAACAAGGACTGCCTGAGCGCACCATGTTGAATGTGAATATACCTCGAAAGGCTATCCGCGGCGTTCGCGTCACCCGACAAGGCAACAAAGTCATTCAGACGCGGATTACCGAAGGACTCGACCCACGTGGCCGCAAGTATTATTGGATCGGCGAAGATAAATCCACGTGGAATCCTGAGGCCGGCACAGACTATCAAGCCATTCTCGACGGCTATATCTCGATCACGCCGCTGCAAAACGACTTGACGAGCGCCAACGCTTTGTCATTGATCAAATCGTGGGACTCCCTGCCTTATGGCGACCCAACCACAGAACGGCAAGCAACGGATTGA
- a CDS encoding MerR family transcriptional regulator, translating into MQAVNANVIPDKLFFKIGEVCELADVQPHVLRYWETEFPQLAPQKNRAGQRVYRRRDVELVLYIKRLLKEEGYTIAGAKKKLSQGMRAGTRLTVITNETTQLDHESARAEASSAETAPLSAEALQAIARIRRELEHLLTMLKQSDINTP; encoded by the coding sequence ATGCAGGCAGTCAACGCGAATGTGATTCCTGACAAATTGTTCTTCAAGATCGGTGAGGTCTGCGAATTGGCCGATGTGCAACCCCATGTGCTCCGGTACTGGGAAACCGAATTTCCTCAATTAGCGCCACAAAAGAATCGCGCCGGACAGCGCGTCTATCGCCGGCGTGATGTGGAGCTGGTGTTATACATCAAGCGGCTCCTTAAAGAAGAAGGCTACACCATTGCTGGCGCTAAGAAAAAATTGTCGCAGGGAATGCGCGCAGGAACACGGCTGACCGTGATTACCAATGAGACGACTCAGCTCGATCACGAATCAGCCAGAGCAGAGGCCTCGTCGGCTGAAACGGCGCCGCTCTCGGCTGAGGCGCTTCAAGCTATCGCTCGGATTCGACGCGAACTGGAGCATTTGTTGACAATGCTCAAGCAGAGTGATATAAACACCCCCTGA
- a CDS encoding DUF790 family protein: MLTADLAMSWRRGRRTGPRYINPRDPNMLQVADDLITLFHQHEGQRRGQLEQALHEYIGVATDYQILRGVIKLLMDQCLFDTTSPLDPVMVRQSVFLKARRYHPVADSEALRQRVLAEVAAELNHSAAAVEQSLFADLPEHQRLVQFSAITAAELLDQYNLAQAQALLYRCIAMDIWLAPQEPTGYRRLFDAIKCYRLMHAIRGTPQSGYEIRLDGPVSLFHRSQKYGVQMAVFLPALLRCRHWRMKAEIEQKRGSAFFELTSDQHGLRPPEPDEPIAQPTVSEKLIANLNKSGYGWRAEPSCAVITVGQSVFIPDVVFRRAEHQEQQAGHPQVVYLEIVGFWTPRWIKERLRQLERAGLSNFLLAASTEFLASRDALPALPPNVIVFQTSLDVRAVREALEAIRVGP, encoded by the coding sequence ATGCTGACGGCTGATCTGGCGATGAGTTGGCGGCGTGGCCGACGGACCGGACCGCGCTACATCAATCCACGTGACCCCAATATGCTTCAGGTCGCTGATGATCTGATCACGCTCTTCCACCAACATGAGGGGCAGCGGCGTGGCCAGTTGGAACAAGCGTTGCATGAATATATCGGCGTCGCTACCGATTATCAAATTCTGCGTGGAGTGATTAAACTGCTGATGGATCAGTGCCTGTTTGATACCACGAGTCCGCTCGATCCGGTGATGGTCCGGCAATCGGTTTTTCTCAAGGCACGCCGGTATCATCCGGTGGCTGATTCAGAGGCGCTTCGTCAACGCGTGCTGGCCGAGGTCGCTGCCGAGCTGAATCATTCAGCCGCTGCTGTCGAGCAGAGCCTCTTTGCCGATTTGCCGGAACATCAACGTCTGGTCCAGTTCAGCGCAATCACAGCGGCGGAGCTGCTCGATCAGTACAACCTGGCGCAGGCCCAGGCGTTGCTCTATCGCTGCATCGCGATGGACATCTGGCTGGCGCCGCAGGAGCCAACTGGCTATCGCCGGTTATTTGACGCCATCAAATGTTATCGGTTGATGCATGCCATTCGTGGCACGCCGCAATCGGGCTATGAAATTCGCCTCGATGGTCCTGTCTCGCTGTTTCATCGGTCGCAGAAGTATGGTGTGCAAATGGCTGTATTCCTGCCGGCGTTGTTGCGTTGTCGTCACTGGCGCATGAAAGCCGAAATTGAACAAAAGCGGGGCAGCGCGTTTTTTGAACTGACCAGCGATCAACACGGGTTGCGCCCACCTGAACCAGACGAACCGATCGCTCAACCAACTGTCAGCGAAAAACTGATCGCCAATTTGAACAAGTCGGGATATGGTTGGCGGGCAGAGCCAAGCTGCGCGGTGATCACCGTGGGACAGAGCGTCTTCATTCCTGATGTTGTGTTTCGGCGCGCGGAGCACCAAGAGCAGCAGGCAGGCCATCCCCAGGTGGTCTATTTGGAGATCGTAGGATTTTGGACACCACGATGGATCAAGGAGCGATTGCGACAACTGGAACGCGCAGGACTGAGCAACTTCTTGTTGGCGGCTTCAACGGAATTTTTGGCTAGCCGCGACGCACTGCCTGCTTTGCCGCCTAACGTGATTGTTTTCCAAACATCGCTCGACGTGCGAGCTGTCCGGGAGGCGCTGGAAGCTATCCGAGTTGGGCCTTGA
- a CDS encoding aminotransferase class I/II-fold pyridoxal phosphate-dependent enzyme: MEETTNPYWLDKDSVDALRAALETLEAGFRSLPPLTPPDTQGMEHVLFEVAERLRDNYPYFHPLYAGQMLKPPHPVARLAYALAMWINPNNHALDGGRASSQMEKEAVAQLAHMLGWDSHLGHLCGGGTMANLEALWIAGQLRPATTVVASAQAHYTHQRISRVLGLPFESIPCDRRGRLDVEALKRRLDQGGVGTVVATIGTTAMGMVDPLPPLLDLRQRYDFRLHADAAYGGYFLLTDNLSPETRQTFDRLGEVDSIVIDPHKHGLQPYGCGCVLFRDPSVGRFYKHESPYTYFTSSELHLGEISLECSRAGASAVALWATQRLLPLVRGGEFARMLNSTRAAALALHERLQADDRFITPCAPELDIVVWSVRARRVSEASDIARAVFAEAARRHLHLALAQLPVEFFDLSAAGMSRDRETLTCLRSVLMKPEHGQWIDRIWEILDQATRAVLSSHSCKPDTHS, translated from the coding sequence ATGGAGGAAACGACAAACCCGTACTGGCTTGACAAAGACAGTGTAGATGCACTTCGCGCTGCGCTGGAGACGCTGGAAGCCGGCTTCAGATCATTGCCGCCGTTGACGCCGCCGGATACGCAGGGCATGGAGCATGTGCTCTTCGAAGTCGCCGAACGCCTGCGGGACAATTATCCGTATTTCCACCCACTCTATGCTGGACAGATGTTGAAGCCGCCGCATCCGGTGGCGCGGCTTGCCTATGCGCTGGCCATGTGGATCAATCCCAATAATCATGCGCTGGACGGTGGACGCGCCAGCTCGCAGATGGAGAAAGAAGCGGTTGCCCAATTGGCGCACATGCTTGGATGGGACTCGCATCTTGGGCATCTGTGCGGCGGGGGCACGATGGCCAATCTGGAAGCTCTCTGGATCGCCGGACAGTTGCGTCCCGCGACCACCGTTGTCGCCTCAGCGCAAGCGCACTACACGCATCAACGCATCAGCCGTGTGCTCGGTTTGCCATTTGAATCCATCCCGTGTGATCGCCGAGGACGACTGGATGTGGAGGCGTTAAAACGGCGTCTGGATCAGGGCGGCGTCGGGACTGTCGTCGCCACCATTGGAACCACCGCCATGGGCATGGTTGATCCGTTGCCGCCGTTACTCGACCTGCGTCAGCGATATGATTTCCGGTTACACGCTGATGCAGCCTACGGCGGCTATTTCCTATTAACGGATAATCTCTCGCCGGAGACGCGACAGACGTTTGACCGATTAGGCGAGGTGGATTCCATTGTGATTGATCCGCACAAGCACGGTCTTCAGCCGTATGGTTGCGGCTGTGTCCTATTCCGCGACCCATCGGTAGGCCGATTCTACAAACATGAGTCGCCGTACACCTACTTCACTTCGTCTGAATTACACCTGGGCGAAATCAGCCTGGAATGTTCGCGCGCTGGCGCGTCAGCCGTTGCACTGTGGGCAACGCAGAGGTTATTGCCGCTCGTTCGTGGCGGAGAGTTTGCTCGAATGTTAAACAGCACGCGCGCGGCGGCGCTGGCCTTGCATGAAAGGCTGCAAGCTGACGATCGCTTCATCACGCCCTGCGCGCCCGAATTGGATATTGTCGTGTGGTCGGTGCGTGCCCGGCGTGTGAGCGAAGCATCGGACATCGCGCGAGCGGTTTTCGCTGAGGCCGCGCGGCGGCACTTGCATCTGGCATTGGCCCAGTTGCCGGTCGAGTTCTTTGATCTCTCTGCTGCTGGCATGAGCCGCGATCGAGAGACGCTGACATGCTTGCGCTCCGTGCTGATGAAACCGGAACATGGCCAGTGGATAGATCGCATCTGGGAGATTCTGGATCAAGCCACACGTGCTGTCTTGTCGTCGCACTCATGCAAACCGGACACGCACTCATGA
- a CDS encoding M1 family metallopeptidase, with the protein MRTKTLLRQIQLIALAVICFFAGQPVPARTTMNTTLDVTKDPHSFANTSEVVVTHLELDLEVDFASKRLTGKASLRMNNKAGARRLYLDTRDLTIHRVTVGSSESPATYSLGDPVPYLGRSLMINITPEADRVNVYYTTSPEAAALQWLEPSQTAGGKRPFLFTQSQAILARTWIPCQDSPGVRMTYTARVKVPPDLMAVMSASNSTKKSADGLYHFQMTQPVPSYLLALAVGDLEFRAVGKRSGVYAEPGVIKKAAWELADMERMIAAAESLYGPYRWERYDVIVLPPSFPFGGMENPRLTFATPTILAGDRSLVALIAHELAHSWSGNLVTNATWNDFWLNEGFTTYFERRIMEVVYGKSYAEMLAQLGYQELQRAIAELGPTHPDTRLRLDLSGRDPDEGLTEIPYEKGALFLRWLEETVGRAKWDAFLRSYFDRFAFQSMTTDGFLQYLRQHLLSHDPALEARLRIDRWIDQPGLPPDAPQPRSREFDRVEAQVKLWQSGKSARTLKTAGWTTHHWLHFLRTLPQPLTRQQMADLDKAFKFTQSGNSEILFAWLMLAVATQYEPAYPALEKFLTGMGRRKFLRPLYTELAKTPNGAQMARRIYERARPTYHAISRQTIDAILKWGH; encoded by the coding sequence ATGAGAACAAAGACGCTCCTGCGCCAGATTCAATTGATCGCTCTGGCCGTGATATGCTTTTTCGCTGGGCAGCCGGTTCCGGCTCGGACGACTATGAACACAACACTTGATGTCACCAAGGACCCGCATTCGTTCGCCAATACGTCGGAGGTTGTGGTCACGCATCTGGAGCTTGACCTTGAGGTAGACTTCGCCAGCAAGCGGCTTACTGGAAAGGCCTCGCTCCGCATGAACAACAAAGCCGGCGCGCGTCGGCTGTATCTGGATACGCGTGATTTGACGATCCATCGCGTGACTGTAGGAAGTAGCGAATCGCCGGCGACCTATTCATTAGGTGATCCGGTGCCTTACCTCGGACGGTCGCTGATGATCAACATCACGCCGGAAGCCGACCGGGTCAACGTCTATTACACAACCAGCCCTGAGGCAGCCGCGTTGCAGTGGCTTGAGCCTTCACAAACCGCTGGCGGGAAACGGCCATTTTTGTTCACTCAGTCGCAGGCTATTTTGGCGCGGACTTGGATTCCGTGTCAGGATAGTCCTGGCGTGCGTATGACCTACACGGCGCGGGTGAAAGTCCCGCCCGATCTGATGGCCGTCATGAGCGCGAGCAACAGCACGAAAAAGAGTGCAGACGGTCTTTATCACTTCCAGATGACTCAGCCTGTGCCTTCATACCTGTTAGCCTTAGCGGTGGGCGATCTTGAATTCCGCGCGGTGGGAAAACGCAGCGGCGTGTATGCTGAACCCGGTGTGATCAAAAAAGCGGCATGGGAGCTGGCCGACATGGAACGGATGATCGCGGCAGCAGAATCGCTCTACGGCCCGTATCGGTGGGAACGGTATGATGTGATTGTGTTGCCGCCCAGCTTTCCCTTCGGCGGCATGGAGAATCCACGGCTGACCTTTGCGACGCCGACGATTCTGGCCGGAGACCGCTCACTGGTTGCGCTGATTGCTCATGAGCTGGCCCATTCGTGGTCGGGCAATTTGGTGACCAATGCCACCTGGAACGACTTCTGGTTGAACGAGGGGTTCACCACCTATTTTGAACGGCGCATCATGGAAGTCGTGTATGGCAAGAGCTATGCTGAGATGTTGGCACAGCTTGGTTATCAGGAACTGCAACGAGCGATTGCGGAGCTGGGCCCGACCCATCCTGATACGCGATTGCGGCTGGACCTCAGTGGACGCGATCCTGACGAAGGCCTCACGGAAATCCCGTATGAGAAGGGCGCACTCTTTTTACGCTGGCTCGAAGAGACGGTCGGTCGGGCTAAATGGGACGCCTTCTTACGCTCCTACTTTGATCGGTTTGCTTTCCAAAGTATGACGACCGATGGATTCCTCCAGTACCTGCGCCAACACCTCCTCAGTCACGATCCGGCACTGGAAGCCAGGTTGCGGATTGATCGGTGGATTGATCAGCCGGGCTTGCCACCCGATGCGCCTCAGCCGCGATCCAGAGAATTTGATCGAGTCGAAGCCCAAGTGAAACTGTGGCAGTCGGGCAAATCGGCGCGAACACTGAAAACCGCTGGCTGGACGACGCATCACTGGCTGCACTTTCTCAGGACGCTGCCTCAGCCGCTGACGCGGCAACAGATGGCCGATCTGGACAAGGCCTTCAAGTTTACTCAATCAGGTAACTCAGAAATCTTGTTTGCTTGGCTCATGCTCGCTGTTGCCACTCAGTATGAGCCGGCTTATCCGGCGCTGGAAAAATTCTTGACCGGCATGGGCCGTCGCAAATTCCTACGACCGCTTTATACCGAGCTCGCCAAAACGCCCAATGGCGCCCAGATGGCTCGTCGCATATATGAACGCGCCCGCCCGACCTATCACGCTATCTCGCGTCAGACGATTGATGCCATTTTGAAGTGGGGGCACTAA
- a CDS encoding TlpA family protein disulfide reductase translates to MKMNAFKQSFLFLLLLSWHILFAPDVEAHLAEQPLVLRGQVVCFQCWFEADRKTVPYGTAEDIACAEVCGKQGIPKALAVAEQDKTTLYLLEYGRLKKRRDGWQSYVTKYVEVTGRIRKDGDKHWLKVDSLTVVSSPSAESSAALPTEAPELTLTDMGGAQQRLSAARGKIIVLNFWATWCLPCQKEMPVLVKLQNAYAAWNVQVIGASADEVARRALVIEFTRKHKINFPVWLGATTDDMQRFGLKPELPGTVVIDRDGKIVDRINGVVTEKALEKILNELLARSTSETDHPPHHQHRADAGRSSSVPS, encoded by the coding sequence ATGAAAATGAATGCGTTTAAGCAGTCTTTCCTGTTCCTCCTATTGCTGAGTTGGCATATTCTGTTTGCGCCAGATGTGGAGGCTCATTTGGCTGAGCAGCCTCTTGTGCTCCGAGGACAGGTGGTCTGCTTCCAATGCTGGTTTGAAGCGGATCGGAAGACCGTTCCTTACGGCACGGCTGAAGATATTGCGTGCGCCGAAGTGTGTGGCAAGCAGGGCATTCCTAAAGCGCTGGCCGTGGCTGAACAAGACAAGACAACGCTCTATTTGTTGGAGTATGGCCGACTGAAGAAGCGGCGTGATGGTTGGCAGTCTTATGTCACCAAATATGTTGAAGTGACCGGACGGATACGCAAAGATGGTGATAAGCACTGGCTGAAGGTTGATTCATTGACGGTTGTCTCTTCGCCGTCTGCTGAATCTTCGGCGGCATTACCGACAGAAGCGCCCGAACTCACGCTCACCGACATGGGCGGCGCACAGCAACGATTGAGCGCAGCACGCGGCAAAATCATCGTCTTGAATTTTTGGGCGACGTGGTGCTTGCCGTGCCAAAAAGAGATGCCTGTGCTCGTCAAGTTGCAAAATGCTTATGCCGCCTGGAACGTGCAGGTGATTGGCGCATCGGCTGACGAGGTGGCGCGCCGCGCGCTGGTGATTGAGTTTACCCGCAAGCATAAGATCAATTTTCCAGTGTGGCTCGGCGCAACCACCGATGACATGCAGCGATTCGGCCTCAAGCCTGAGTTGCCCGGAACGGTCGTCATTGATCGAGATGGCAAGATCGTAGATCGCATCAACGGGGTCGTCACAGAAAAGGCGCTGGAAAAGATTCTCAACGAGCTGCTTGCTCGGTCTACATCGGAAACTGATCATCCACCGCACCATCAACACAGGGCGGATGCCGGTCGAAGTTCCAGTGTTCCTTCCTGA
- a CDS encoding 3'(2'),5'-bisphosphate nucleotidase CysQ translates to MTIDHLERIKRALEAASAVVSQLCAKVLKVEYKRGQDPVTLADTAINEVLRKILPRNGEGWLSEETSDDLHRLECRRVWIVDPIDGTREFVSGIPEWCISIGLVEDGVAIAGGICNPATGEMFLGSLETGLSYNGQPAHPSSRCTLEGATVLASRSEMKRGQWQRFQGIGLQIKPVGSVAYKLALVAAGLADATWTFVPKHEWDVAAGVALVHAAGGFVRDMNNAVIRFNSATPRLPGLVAGPQSLLKPIEALLNLPRQSSLQSG, encoded by the coding sequence ATGACAATAGATCACCTGGAACGAATCAAGCGCGCGCTTGAAGCGGCGTCGGCGGTCGTCAGTCAGTTATGTGCTAAAGTATTGAAAGTCGAGTACAAACGCGGCCAAGACCCGGTGACGTTGGCTGACACGGCAATCAATGAGGTTTTGAGAAAAATCCTACCGCGCAATGGTGAAGGCTGGCTCTCGGAGGAAACCAGCGATGATCTGCATCGGCTAGAGTGCCGGCGCGTGTGGATTGTTGATCCAATTGACGGCACACGTGAGTTCGTCAGCGGGATTCCAGAATGGTGCATCTCGATCGGGCTGGTCGAGGATGGCGTTGCCATTGCCGGAGGCATTTGTAATCCAGCCACCGGAGAAATGTTCCTCGGCTCATTGGAGACGGGCCTCAGCTATAACGGCCAACCGGCGCATCCGAGCAGCCGGTGTACGCTCGAAGGAGCTACGGTGCTGGCCAGTCGCAGTGAGATGAAACGAGGCCAATGGCAGCGGTTTCAGGGAATCGGGTTACAGATCAAGCCGGTTGGTTCGGTCGCCTACAAGCTGGCGTTGGTGGCCGCCGGGCTGGCCGATGCCACATGGACGTTCGTCCCAAAGCATGAGTGGGACGTGGCTGCTGGCGTCGCGTTGGTGCATGCGGCCGGGGGATTCGTTCGTGATATGAACAATGCGGTGATCCGCTTCAACTCGGCGACTCCCAGGCTACCCGGTTTGGTGGCCGGGCCTCAAAGCTTGCTCAAACCGATTGAAGCATTATTGAACCTACCGCGTCAGAGCAGCCTGCAAAGCGGCTGA
- a CDS encoding prolyl oligopeptidase family serine peptidase yields the protein MKTHHQSQALVWTCRMAQGLTPYHLTNRLWRLLPAVALAIAAALFLTPLITPVFAQKGGMPPIIDRELFYGNPEITGAQLSPDGQYIAFIKPYKDTRNIWVKRINEPYSAAKLITNETKRPIPAYFWSRDSRYILFVQDKEGDENYNVYAVNPSEAPAAGQEVPTARNLTDVKGARAVIYDVPKNQPDIIYVGLNDRDASWHDLYKVQISTGERTLLRRNTERIVGWIFDLNGRLRLATRIADNGDTEVLRVDQDGFTKVYSCSVFESCGPVRFHKDNKRVYMISNKGDDVDLVRLVLFDPETGREQVVESDPMNRVDLSNVAFSEVSDELIATIYEDERTRIYWKDKSFEADYKWLQKKLPGKELSMGAGTKDERLMLVTATSDREPGQRYLFDRQKKKLTFQYRVFDKLPREHLAPMQAIRYRSSDGLEIPAFLTLPKGVPAKNLPLIVFPHGGPWARDGWGYDRDAQFWANRGYAVLQPNFRGSTGYGKKFLNAGNKQWGEKMQDDLTWGVKYLVAQGIVDPKRVGIMGGSYGGYATLAGLAFTPDVYAAGVSIVGPSNLITLLESIPPYWEAARKLFHVRMGDPSTPEGKAQLERQSPLNSAHKIKAPLLVVQGANDPRVKKAESDQIVVALRDRGFPVEYLVAPDEGHGFARPVNNMAWIALAEKFLAKHLGGRYQPDMKPEVAARLKEITVDVATVTLPKKIEAATVGVPKPIMDLRPGTARYKGQIEVAGQSIPMSVTREIKQENGDWVVIEKATLPMGEISDQTTLEKGSLRLKRRSVKQGPVAIEMEVKDNKVSGSMSMGGQARPIDAELGGALFADGAGAYDVMAALPLAEGYSTTFRNFDLQTQKVKLMQLRVVGTESANLPAGRFDTFKVEVTSAEGEPGETLLWVAKEDRKVVKTRATIPQMGGAIVTSELQP from the coding sequence ATGAAAACTCATCATCAAAGCCAGGCGCTTGTGTGGACATGCCGGATGGCTCAGGGGCTCACGCCATATCACCTGACGAATCGGTTGTGGCGGCTCCTACCTGCTGTCGCACTGGCCATTGCAGCAGCGTTATTTTTGACTCCGCTGATCACGCCTGTGTTTGCACAGAAAGGCGGCATGCCGCCCATCATTGATCGTGAGCTGTTCTACGGCAATCCTGAAATCACCGGCGCTCAGCTCTCACCCGATGGACAGTACATCGCGTTTATCAAGCCCTACAAAGACACACGCAATATCTGGGTCAAGCGCATCAACGAACCGTATAGCGCGGCTAAGTTGATCACCAACGAGACCAAGCGCCCCATTCCGGCATACTTTTGGAGTCGCGATAGCCGATACATCCTGTTCGTGCAGGACAAAGAGGGAGACGAAAACTACAACGTCTATGCCGTCAACCCCTCAGAAGCGCCGGCGGCTGGACAAGAGGTTCCTACCGCGCGCAATCTGACGGACGTCAAGGGCGCGCGCGCCGTCATCTATGATGTGCCAAAGAATCAACCCGACATCATCTATGTTGGACTGAACGACCGTGATGCCTCATGGCACGATCTTTACAAAGTGCAGATTTCCACCGGCGAACGCACTCTGCTTCGGCGCAACACCGAACGGATTGTTGGTTGGATATTCGACCTGAACGGTCGTCTACGACTGGCCACGCGGATTGCTGATAATGGGGACACTGAGGTGTTGCGTGTTGACCAAGACGGCTTCACCAAAGTCTATTCCTGTAGCGTGTTTGAATCCTGCGGTCCTGTGCGTTTCCACAAAGATAACAAGCGTGTCTACATGATCAGCAACAAGGGCGATGATGTGGATTTGGTCCGACTGGTGTTGTTTGATCCTGAAACAGGCCGCGAACAGGTGGTTGAATCAGACCCGATGAACCGTGTGGATTTGAGCAATGTCGCCTTCTCAGAAGTCAGCGATGAGCTGATCGCCACCATCTACGAAGATGAACGGACGCGGATTTACTGGAAGGATAAATCCTTCGAAGCGGACTACAAATGGCTGCAGAAGAAGCTGCCCGGTAAGGAGCTCAGCATGGGCGCCGGCACGAAAGATGAGCGGCTCATGTTGGTCACAGCGACCAGTGACCGAGAGCCTGGCCAGCGGTATCTGTTCGATCGTCAAAAGAAGAAGTTGACGTTCCAATATCGCGTCTTCGATAAACTTCCGCGCGAGCATCTGGCGCCGATGCAAGCCATCCGGTATCGTTCATCCGACGGATTGGAAATCCCTGCATTCCTAACGTTGCCCAAGGGCGTCCCAGCAAAAAATTTGCCGCTCATCGTCTTCCCGCATGGCGGGCCGTGGGCGCGTGACGGATGGGGATACGATCGCGACGCGCAATTCTGGGCCAATCGTGGCTATGCTGTATTGCAGCCGAATTTTCGTGGCTCAACCGGCTACGGGAAAAAATTCCTCAATGCCGGAAACAAGCAATGGGGAGAGAAGATGCAGGACGATCTGACCTGGGGCGTGAAATACCTGGTGGCGCAAGGCATCGTTGATCCCAAGCGCGTCGGCATCATGGGCGGCTCTTACGGCGGTTATGCGACACTAGCAGGGTTGGCGTTCACGCCCGATGTTTACGCTGCCGGCGTTTCGATTGTCGGTCCATCGAATTTGATCACACTGCTGGAATCAATTCCGCCCTACTGGGAAGCGGCACGCAAACTCTTTCATGTGCGCATGGGCGATCCCAGCACGCCTGAAGGCAAAGCGCAACTGGAACGACAATCGCCGTTGAACTCTGCTCACAAGATCAAAGCGCCGCTATTGGTGGTTCAAGGCGCGAATGACCCGCGCGTGAAAAAAGCGGAATCGGATCAGATCGTCGTGGCGTTGCGCGACCGCGGATTTCCAGTTGAATACCTGGTCGCGCCAGATGAAGGGCATGGATTCGCTCGTCCAGTGAATAACATGGCATGGATCGCGCTGGCTGAGAAGTTCCTTGCTAAACATCTGGGCGGACGCTATCAACCCGACATGAAGCCGGAAGTCGCCGCCCGATTGAAAGAAATCACGGTGGATGTGGCCACGGTCACCTTGCCCAAAAAGATTGAAGCAGCAACCGTCGGCGTGCCAAAACCGATCATGGACTTGCGGCCGGGCACAGCCCGCTATAAAGGCCAGATCGAAGTGGCCGGTCAGTCCATTCCAATGAGCGTCACACGAGAAATCAAACAGGAGAACGGCGACTGGGTCGTCATCGAGAAAGCGACGCTGCCGATGGGCGAAATCAGCGATCAGACAACACTGGAAAAAGGCAGCCTGCGGCTGAAGCGTCGCTCGGTGAAGCAAGGCCCGGTTGCGATTGAGATGGAAGTCAAAGACAACAAGGTCAGCGGCTCGATGTCCATGGGCGGTCAAGCGCGACCGATTGATGCCGAGCTGGGCGGCGCGTTGTTTGCTGATGGCGCGGGCGCATACGATGTGATGGCTGCGCTACCACTCGCGGAAGGCTACAGCACGACGTTCCGCAACTTTGATCTTCAAACGCAGAAGGTCAAACTCATGCAACTCAGAGTCGTGGGCACGGAAAGCGCGAACCTACCGGCTGGTCGCTTCGACACGTTCAAAGTTGAAGTCACGTCGGCTGAAGGCGAGCCGGGTGAAACGCTCCTGTGGGTCGCCAAAGAAGACCGTAAGGTTGTCAAAACACGCGCCACGATTCCCCAAATGGGCGGCGCTATCGTAACCTCGGAGTTGCAGCCGTAG